Proteins encoded by one window of Tunturibacter psychrotolerans:
- a CDS encoding amidase family protein translates to MLCPASMNGMVGIKPTLGLVIRAGLVPLSPSQDTAGLGHAT, encoded by the coding sequence ATCCTCTGTCCTGCCTCGATGAACGGCATGGTTGGCATCAAGCCGACGTTGGGCTTGGTCATCCGTGCGGGTCTCGTCCCGCTCAGCCCAAGCCAGGATACAGCGGGCCTAGGGCACGCAACATGA
- a CDS encoding DUF899 domain-containing protein translates to MDKNKETRPNMKIPPIVSLQEWEAARQKLLIKEKELTHARDSMAAERRRMPWLAVEKEYEFHGPKGKKSLLDLFDGRRQLIVYRAFFEPGVFGWPDHACRGCSLGADQVGHLAHLNARDTTLVYASRAPQADIARLKKRMGWAMPWYTITDSFDADFGVDEWHGTNVFFHHNDRIFRTYFINNRGDEAMGSTWSYLDATPLGRQEKWEDSPEGYPQTPPYKWWNWHDEYAASPDPKWAKVLDQALEELNLDK, encoded by the coding sequence ATGGACAAGAACAAGGAAACTCGCCCAAACATGAAGATACCCCCGATCGTGTCGCTGCAGGAGTGGGAGGCAGCGCGTCAGAAACTGCTCATCAAGGAAAAAGAATTGACCCACGCACGTGATTCGATGGCCGCCGAGCGTCGGCGTATGCCGTGGCTGGCGGTTGAGAAGGAATATGAATTCCACGGACCTAAGGGCAAAAAGAGCCTGCTCGATTTGTTCGACGGCCGCCGTCAACTAATTGTCTATCGCGCCTTCTTCGAGCCCGGAGTCTTCGGCTGGCCCGATCATGCCTGCCGCGGCTGTTCTTTGGGAGCGGACCAGGTCGGCCACCTCGCCCATCTGAACGCCCGCGACACCACGCTCGTGTACGCTTCGCGTGCACCGCAGGCTGACATCGCGCGGCTGAAGAAGAGGATGGGCTGGGCGATGCCGTGGTACACCATCACCGACAGCTTCGACGCCGACTTCGGCGTGGACGAGTGGCACGGCACAAACGTGTTCTTCCACCACAACGACCGCATATTCCGCACCTACTTCATCAACAACCGTGGCGACGAGGCTATGGGGAGCACATGGAGCTATCTCGACGCGACGCCGCTAGGGCGCCAGGAGAAGTGGGAGGACTCGCCGGAGGGCTACCCCCAGACCCCGCCGTACAAGTGGTGGAACTGGCACGACGAATACGCTGCATCGCCCGATCCGAAGTGGGCAAAGGTGCTAGACCAGGCACTGGAGGAGCTGAACCTAGACAAATAG
- a CDS encoding SRPBCC family protein yields MAATIQEQVVQAFEIVKDEQIAAPIEIVFEAILEQMGPMNSTPEKPMPMKLEAWPGGRWFRDLGDNTGHFWGLVQAIKPPSLLEIFGPLFMSTPAVSNIQYRLTEENGLTRLRFIHRAMGWIGEADRGVDVGWTDLMVRIRTASETKRDRR; encoded by the coding sequence ATGGCAGCAACGATTCAGGAACAGGTTGTTCAGGCCTTCGAGATTGTGAAAGATGAGCAGATTGCGGCGCCAATCGAGATCGTATTCGAGGCAATTCTGGAGCAGATGGGGCCTATGAACTCGACCCCGGAGAAGCCGATGCCGATGAAGCTCGAGGCGTGGCCAGGCGGCCGCTGGTTTCGCGACCTGGGAGACAACACGGGACACTTCTGGGGCCTTGTACAGGCGATCAAGCCGCCATCGCTTCTGGAGATATTTGGGCCGCTGTTCATGTCGACCCCGGCAGTCTCCAACATCCAATATCGGCTCACCGAAGAGAACGGATTGACCCGCCTCCGTTTTATACATCGAGCGATGGGGTGGATTGGCGAAGCGGACCGCGGAGTCGACGTCGGCTGGACAGATCTGATGGTCCGAATTCGCACGGCCTCAGAGACAAAACGGGACCGCAGGTAG
- a CDS encoding ArsR/SmtB family transcription factor produces MARAATTTDVFNAIAEPRRREVIAVLADGKEYAVNEVVVRLRMSQPTVSKHLGVLRKVGVVSVIRRGQHRMYRLNAAELKPVHDWVKTFERYWMHQLGQIKERAERKALERIISNTIGAKEE; encoded by the coding sequence ATGGCACGAGCAGCAACAACAACAGACGTTTTTAACGCAATCGCCGAGCCCCGCCGGCGCGAGGTCATTGCGGTGCTGGCAGACGGCAAAGAGTATGCGGTGAATGAGGTTGTGGTGCGATTGCGGATGTCGCAGCCGACCGTTTCGAAGCACCTCGGCGTGTTACGTAAGGTTGGCGTGGTGTCGGTCATAAGGCGCGGTCAACATCGGATGTACCGATTAAATGCAGCCGAGTTGAAGCCGGTGCACGACTGGGTAAAGACGTTTGAGCGGTACTGGATGCACCAATTGGGCCAGATCAAGGAGCGTGCGGAGCGAAAGGCTCTGGAGCGGATCATTTCAAACACCATCGGAGCAAAGGAGGAGTAA
- a CDS encoding alpha-amylase family glycosyl hydrolase, whose product MPNLAAANTGKVVLPGLADPFGAHCVDGGVNFSVYSRDAIGMELVLFDDADSTPTHIIPFSQSVNRTYHYWHLFVPGLRTGQTYGYRARGPANPDKRMRFDPEKVLLDPYGRGVAVPANYSRDAAGREGDNASTAMKSVVVDVSAYDWEGDAPLRRAASQTIVYEMHVGGFTRHASSGVSNHKRGTFAGLIEKIPYLKQLGVTAVELLPVFQFDSLDCPPGRVNYWGYAPVSFFSVHRGYSSRCDPVGPEDEFRDMVKALHRAGIEIILDVVYNHTAEGGQTGRP is encoded by the coding sequence ATGCCGAATCTAGCAGCTGCGAACACGGGTAAGGTAGTACTACCCGGTCTGGCCGATCCTTTTGGCGCCCACTGCGTCGACGGAGGAGTGAACTTCAGCGTTTACTCACGCGATGCCATCGGAATGGAATTAGTGCTCTTTGATGACGCGGATTCCACTCCAACGCACATCATCCCGTTCAGTCAATCCGTAAACCGAACCTATCACTATTGGCACTTGTTCGTTCCGGGACTCCGGACTGGACAGACTTATGGTTACCGCGCTCGCGGCCCTGCTAATCCGGACAAGAGGATGCGATTCGACCCCGAGAAGGTGCTGCTCGACCCTTATGGCCGAGGAGTGGCAGTGCCGGCAAACTATAGCCGCGATGCTGCAGGCCGCGAGGGAGATAACGCTTCCACCGCCATGAAGAGTGTCGTCGTTGATGTGAGCGCCTATGATTGGGAGGGCGATGCGCCTCTGCGTCGGGCCGCCTCGCAAACAATTGTGTACGAGATGCATGTTGGTGGCTTCACCCGCCATGCAAGTTCTGGAGTTTCCAATCACAAGCGAGGGACATTCGCAGGTTTAATCGAGAAGATCCCCTATTTGAAACAACTGGGAGTCACGGCGGTGGAACTTCTTCCGGTGTTTCAGTTCGATAGCCTGGATTGCCCGCCAGGCCGCGTCAACTATTGGGGATATGCTCCGGTTTCATTCTTTTCAGTCCATCGTGGTTACAGTTCCCGTTGCGACCCGGTCGGTCCGGAGGATGAATTCCGTGACATGGTCAAGGCATTGCACCGCGCGGGAATCGAGATCATCCTAGATGTGGTCTATAACCACACCGCCGAGGGCGGTCAGACGGGCCGACCTTGA
- a CDS encoding alpha-amylase family glycosyl hydrolase codes for MANDAYYILEGDGSDYANYSGTGNTLNANHPVTRRMIVDSLRYWVKEMHIDGFRFDLASILARDSAGRVLPNPPVLWDIESDPALAGTKMIAEAWDAAGLYQVGSFVGDSWREWNGKFRDDVRAFVRGDERTVKALADGLLGSPDLYSHKRREAEQSVHFATCHDGFTLNDLVSYNGKHNEANGEDNRDGGNDNRSWNCGVEGPTDDRAIESLRNRQVKFFFTLTLMAIGLPMILMGDEVRRSQQGNNNSYCHDNETNWLDWTLSEKHADVHRFVSLLNARRATRNLDPNGTLTLAELLQSAQREWHGTRLHQPDWSDCSHSLALSAELTYQGLIIHWILNAYWEPLDFELPRLDGGGERPWRRWIDTTLDSPEDIVDWRAAAGVPSFTYRAGPRSVVMLYADLKEPGVLGEGV; via the coding sequence TTGGCTAATGATGCGTATTACATCCTTGAAGGGGACGGTTCAGACTACGCTAACTACAGCGGCACAGGAAATACGCTTAATGCCAATCATCCAGTTACGCGGCGAATGATTGTCGATAGTCTGCGTTACTGGGTGAAGGAGATGCATATCGATGGTTTTCGTTTCGACCTTGCATCGATTCTGGCGCGGGACTCCGCTGGCCGGGTATTGCCCAATCCACCGGTGCTGTGGGACATCGAGTCGGACCCGGCACTTGCGGGGACCAAGATGATCGCTGAAGCCTGGGACGCGGCGGGGCTTTATCAGGTGGGCAGTTTCGTTGGTGACAGCTGGCGAGAATGGAACGGCAAGTTCCGCGACGATGTGCGGGCATTCGTCCGCGGGGACGAGCGTACTGTCAAAGCCCTTGCAGACGGCCTGCTTGGAAGCCCCGACCTTTACAGCCATAAACGTCGCGAGGCCGAACAGAGCGTCCATTTCGCCACTTGCCACGATGGCTTCACACTGAACGATCTTGTCTCCTATAACGGGAAACACAACGAAGCGAATGGCGAAGACAACCGAGACGGCGGGAACGACAATCGCAGTTGGAATTGTGGTGTTGAAGGTCCAACCGATGACCGCGCGATCGAGAGCCTTCGCAACAGGCAGGTGAAATTTTTTTTCACTCTGACTCTAATGGCTATTGGGCTGCCGATGATTTTGATGGGCGATGAAGTTCGCCGCTCGCAACAAGGCAACAACAACTCCTACTGCCACGACAATGAAACCAATTGGCTGGATTGGACGCTGTCGGAAAAACACGCGGATGTCCACCGTTTCGTGAGTCTTCTGAACGCGAGGCGTGCAACGCGCAATCTTGACCCAAATGGTACTTTGACTCTTGCCGAACTGCTGCAAAGCGCACAACGGGAGTGGCATGGTACGCGGCTTCACCAGCCAGACTGGAGTGATTGCTCGCACAGTCTGGCATTGTCTGCGGAACTAACATATCAGGGACTCATCATTCACTGGATTCTGAACGCCTACTGGGAGCCGCTCGATTTTGAGCTGCCTCGCCTGGACGGTGGAGGCGAACGCCCGTGGCGACGGTGGATAGATACGACGCTTGATTCCCCGGAAGATATCGTGGACTGGCGGGCAGCGGCAGGAGTTCCTAGTTTTACCTACCGCGCGGGACCCCGGTCGGTGGTCATGCTGTATGCCGACTTGAAGGAGCCTGGGGTTCTGGGGGAAGGCGTTTGA
- a CDS encoding SDR family NAD(P)-dependent oxidoreductase codes for MGKNKTVIVTGASQGIGAAVVQAFLDRDYNVVATSRSVSKGSTKPSPNLALVDGDVGQGATAENVAKTAIDKFGSIDHVVNNAGIFSAKPFTDFTIEDFRGLVSTNLEGFIFITQAAVRQMLSQGTGGSVTSITSSLVKNPISGVSASIPMITKGGLEAITLSLASEYAKNNIRFNAVAPGVVDTPLHNKSPKDFMKSLSPMGTVSDSRDIAEAVVYLAEARHVTGEVLHVDGGAHAGKW; via the coding sequence GTGGGAAAAAACAAGACAGTCATCGTAACAGGTGCATCGCAAGGTATCGGAGCAGCGGTTGTACAGGCTTTTCTGGACCGCGATTACAACGTAGTTGCAACTTCGCGTAGCGTCTCCAAGGGCAGCACTAAGCCGTCACCGAACCTCGCACTCGTCGATGGAGACGTCGGCCAGGGCGCGACGGCAGAGAACGTTGCAAAGACTGCGATAGACAAATTCGGCTCGATCGACCATGTTGTCAACAATGCAGGGATCTTCTCAGCAAAGCCTTTCACGGATTTCACCATCGAGGATTTTCGCGGTCTCGTTTCCACTAACCTGGAAGGGTTCATCTTCATCACTCAAGCCGCAGTCAGGCAGATGCTGTCGCAGGGCACCGGTGGCAGCGTGACAAGCATCACGTCTTCGTTGGTTAAGAACCCCATTTCGGGCGTTTCGGCCTCGATCCCGATGATTACGAAGGGCGGACTTGAGGCGATTACTCTAAGTCTCGCGAGCGAGTACGCGAAGAACAATATCCGCTTCAACGCTGTCGCACCTGGTGTCGTCGACACCCCACTTCATAATAAGAGTCCGAAGGATTTTATGAAGTCTCTTTCCCCTATGGGAACAGTGTCTGACTCGAGGGACATTGCAGAAGCTGTTGTATATCTCGCGGAAGCTCGTCACGTCACTGGGGAGGTGCTGCACGTGGACGGCGGTGCGCACGCAGGCAAATGGTAA
- a CDS encoding RidA family protein, which produces MVSNKGSQPGSAERRLQDLGIQLPATPTPLGSYVETVQTGNLLFFSGMLPIVNHKPKFVGRLGKELDAEAGREAVYIAALNVLAAAKEHLGSLDRVTHVIRLGVFIATSGDFFDQPRVADAASDLFRDVFGIEKTSVRQVIGIASLPLGVPVELDVIFEVAE; this is translated from the coding sequence ATGGTAAGCAATAAAGGTTCGCAGCCGGGCAGTGCAGAACGCCGGTTGCAGGACCTTGGTATTCAACTCCCAGCCACGCCGACGCCGTTAGGCAGTTACGTCGAGACGGTGCAGACCGGCAATCTGCTGTTCTTTAGCGGAATGCTCCCGATCGTCAATCACAAGCCGAAGTTCGTTGGCCGACTTGGGAAAGAACTCGACGCCGAGGCCGGACGGGAAGCCGTCTATATTGCGGCACTGAATGTGCTTGCCGCGGCCAAGGAGCATTTGGGCTCACTCGACAGGGTGACTCACGTCATTCGGCTCGGTGTCTTCATAGCGACCTCAGGAGACTTCTTTGACCAGCCCAGAGTCGCAGACGCTGCGTCGGATCTGTTTCGAGACGTTTTTGGTATCGAGAAGACATCAGTCCGTCAGGTAATCGGGATCGCCAGCCTCCCCCTCGGTGTGCCAGTAGAGCTCGATGTCATCTTCGAAGTCGCAGAGTAG
- a CDS encoding NAD(P)H-dependent flavin oxidoreductase has protein sequence MKQQSTNSSPQWNMTRISSTLGIEYPIIQGPLGGLSTQRLTATVSNFGGLGSFGAHGLNPSAIRDVIAEIRMLTSKPFAINLWVSMEDEGARTSGNEAFARSLASLAGHIQALGGTLPTFTRYVPIKFEDQVRVLLDAKVPVFSFIYGVPPKEILDECRAQGIVTIGTATTPDEAVVLEQAGVDVVAASGFESGGHRGSFLRPSEESLTGTFSLVPQVVDSVSVPVVAAGGIADARGVVAAFALGAEGVQIGTAFLACEESGASPLHRNALLRGNARRTGLTRGFTGRLARGIHNQLLEELNRPGIEILPYPLQRILMKNLTVVAEKAVKPEFLQLWAGQSANLSRQSDAKTLLQTLISGVFAVTESVHNNFKRNR, from the coding sequence ATGAAACAGCAGTCCACTAACTCGTCACCGCAATGGAACATGACTCGTATTTCTTCAACCTTGGGTATCGAATACCCAATCATTCAGGGACCTCTTGGTGGTTTGTCGACGCAGCGATTGACAGCAACGGTCTCAAACTTTGGCGGCCTGGGGTCCTTCGGGGCGCATGGCCTGAACCCTTCAGCAATTAGAGATGTGATCGCTGAAATTCGTATGCTCACCTCCAAACCGTTCGCGATCAACTTGTGGGTCTCGATGGAAGATGAGGGTGCACGCACTTCCGGCAACGAGGCATTTGCGCGAAGCCTGGCATCTCTCGCTGGGCACATCCAAGCTTTGGGAGGGACGCTCCCGACTTTCACACGTTATGTCCCAATCAAGTTTGAGGACCAGGTGCGGGTCTTGCTCGATGCAAAGGTTCCCGTCTTTAGCTTCATCTACGGAGTCCCCCCGAAGGAGATTCTCGACGAGTGTCGTGCGCAGGGAATCGTTACGATTGGAACTGCGACGACACCGGACGAAGCCGTGGTTCTTGAGCAGGCAGGAGTCGATGTCGTCGCCGCTTCAGGTTTTGAATCGGGCGGTCACCGTGGCTCCTTCCTGCGCCCCTCCGAAGAATCACTCACCGGAACGTTCTCGCTCGTACCTCAGGTTGTAGACTCAGTTTCAGTTCCGGTTGTTGCCGCCGGAGGTATCGCCGATGCTCGCGGAGTTGTCGCAGCATTTGCTCTTGGCGCTGAGGGCGTACAGATAGGGACAGCTTTTTTGGCGTGCGAAGAGTCCGGTGCGAGTCCGCTTCATCGCAACGCGCTCCTCAGGGGAAACGCTCGCAGAACAGGATTGACCAGGGGGTTCACTGGAAGGCTGGCCAGGGGAATACATAACCAGTTGCTTGAAGAGCTCAATCGTCCAGGAATTGAGATTCTCCCCTATCCCTTGCAGCGGATTCTGATGAAGAACCTGACCGTCGTCGCCGAAAAAGCTGTGAAGCCGGAGTTCCTTCAGCTTTGGGCCGGGCAGAGTGCCAACCTTTCTCGGCAGAGCGACGCAAAGACGTTGCTACAGACATTGATATCGGGGGTTTTTGCCGTTACGGAATCGGTGCATAACAACTTCAAGCGGAACAGGTGA
- a CDS encoding PadR family transcriptional regulator, whose protein sequence is MDRMKKSDGEMLQGTLDMMILRALVMGPAHGHTIAHVIEHTSEDVLQVEQGSLYPALHRLEDRGWLESYWGASENNRKAKFYRLTSAGKKQLVLETNRWRQMARAIGLVMGE, encoded by the coding sequence ATGGATCGAATGAAGAAATCAGATGGTGAGATGCTTCAGGGAACGTTGGACATGATGATCCTCAGGGCGCTCGTGATGGGGCCAGCCCATGGCCACACCATCGCGCATGTTATCGAACACACGTCAGAGGACGTGCTTCAGGTAGAACAGGGATCACTGTACCCTGCACTTCACCGCTTGGAAGATCGCGGGTGGCTCGAGTCTTATTGGGGCGCAAGCGAAAACAACCGTAAAGCAAAGTTCTATCGGCTTACTTCAGCGGGAAAGAAGCAGCTGGTGTTGGAAACGAATCGCTGGCGACAGATGGCACGTGCAATCGGGCTCGTGATGGGGGAATAG
- a CDS encoding ABC transporter permease, whose amino-acid sequence MSLRRFFRRRRNDAEVSIEMESYLSLESDENLVRGMSKEEARRQAYLKFGSPERIREEVWKRNSIAPLENALRDIRYAWRTLRRSPGYAFMAILTLGLGIGANAAIFTVINGILLRPLPYANPTQIVHLEQTASRVGADPIGFSVQEIADYRQLNHVFTDLAEYHSMTFTLLGSKVPERVSTGVVSANFFDVLGVKPVLGRLITPADETQKAEPVLVLSYAYWVKNFGRDPKILGRTFVMNDRVHTVVGVLPPLPEYPDANDVYMPTTSCPFRSNPKMIADRDMRMFTVFARMKADVTEAQARRDLATITNRLALIYPKSYPAAAGVSAQIAGLEHELTHAARPTFLTLLGAAGLVLLLACANLANLAISRQMRRSQEMAIRMATGASAWDIFRQLLTESMVVALAGGVLGLGIAAVGSKLLIDYAARMTPLSGEIHLDGRVLFFVAALSIVAGVLFGALPGFVASRNRLSVLTGSGERSVGSGQVTQARMVLVAVQVALSFVLLVCAGLMLQSLHKLLSVDPGFKTANVLSMRISLDWTKYAKRAELNQFFHQVLGRVSGLPGVESAAVSVMVPLNGNVGTMTGGILLEGRPVDPGEMMPQVDFELASPDYFHVLGVPILAGRAFTDGDNQNSPAVGIVNARMAKRFWPTQDPIGRHVSIDNGKTWITIVGVASSVHQYGLDKDLREGIYLPQDQSPSLTDAHLLVRTRVEPMRAANQIADVIHQIDPHQPVTEMRSLDQLRSAQLGTPRVTTILLGLFAALALFITVVGVSGTLALAVAHRTKEIGIRIALGAPKEEILHSVLMRGMSPVIAGIAAGAVAAIFSTRFLANMLFTIKPDDPLTLGGIAILLAVVALIGCAIPARNAIRVDPMKALRTE is encoded by the coding sequence ATGAGCTTACGTAGATTTTTCAGAAGACGACGTAACGACGCAGAGGTAAGTATCGAGATGGAGAGCTATCTTTCCTTGGAGTCCGATGAAAACCTCGTTCGTGGGATGAGCAAAGAAGAAGCACGACGGCAGGCCTACCTGAAGTTCGGCTCGCCGGAGCGTATACGCGAGGAAGTTTGGAAGAGGAACAGCATCGCACCGCTTGAAAATGCACTTCGCGATATTCGATATGCATGGCGAACGCTACGTCGCAGCCCAGGATACGCATTTATGGCGATTCTGACGCTCGGGCTGGGTATCGGCGCGAATGCCGCCATCTTCACTGTCATCAATGGAATACTACTGCGCCCGCTGCCGTATGCGAATCCGACGCAGATCGTACATCTGGAACAAACCGCGTCGCGCGTTGGAGCAGATCCGATTGGATTCTCCGTGCAGGAGATCGCGGACTATCGCCAGCTGAACCATGTATTCACCGATCTGGCCGAATATCATTCAATGACTTTTACGTTGCTCGGATCAAAGGTTCCGGAGCGTGTCAGTACCGGGGTGGTTTCTGCGAACTTCTTTGATGTTCTGGGCGTGAAGCCCGTCCTGGGGCGGCTAATCACACCGGCAGACGAGACTCAGAAGGCTGAGCCGGTTTTAGTGCTCAGCTATGCATATTGGGTAAAGAATTTTGGCCGGGATCCGAAGATACTGGGCCGAACGTTCGTGATGAACGATCGCGTCCACACGGTAGTGGGGGTGCTGCCTCCGCTTCCGGAGTATCCAGACGCAAATGATGTATATATGCCAACAACGTCATGTCCCTTTCGCTCCAACCCGAAGATGATCGCTGACAGGGATATGCGGATGTTCACGGTCTTTGCCCGGATGAAAGCGGACGTGACAGAAGCGCAAGCACGGAGGGATTTGGCCACGATCACAAATCGGCTCGCGCTTATCTATCCGAAATCGTATCCAGCCGCTGCCGGAGTTTCAGCGCAGATCGCGGGGTTGGAGCACGAACTGACCCACGCGGCGAGGCCTACTTTTCTGACACTGCTTGGTGCTGCTGGCCTGGTGTTGTTGCTGGCGTGTGCGAACTTGGCGAATCTCGCCATTTCGCGGCAAATGCGCCGATCTCAGGAGATGGCGATCCGCATGGCTACAGGCGCGAGCGCCTGGGACATCTTTCGTCAACTTTTGACCGAGAGCATGGTTGTCGCTCTTGCGGGCGGTGTACTAGGACTTGGCATTGCGGCGGTTGGATCGAAGCTGCTGATTGATTACGCCGCACGAATGACACCGCTATCGGGAGAAATACACCTTGATGGTCGAGTGCTGTTCTTTGTGGCCGCTCTTTCCATCGTTGCTGGAGTGCTGTTTGGAGCGCTTCCGGGGTTTGTGGCGAGCCGTAACCGTTTGAGTGTCCTGACTGGCTCCGGGGAAAGATCAGTCGGAAGTGGCCAAGTGACGCAGGCCCGCATGGTGCTTGTTGCAGTGCAGGTAGCTCTCTCATTCGTTTTATTGGTGTGTGCAGGGTTGATGCTCCAGAGTTTGCATAAACTGCTGTCTGTTGATCCGGGATTTAAGACTGCGAATGTGCTCTCCATGCGGATCAGTTTGGATTGGACCAAATATGCGAAACGCGCAGAGCTCAATCAATTTTTCCATCAGGTGTTGGGTCGCGTATCGGGGCTGCCTGGAGTCGAGAGTGCTGCAGTCAGTGTGATGGTTCCTCTAAACGGTAACGTGGGGACCATGACCGGCGGAATACTCTTAGAGGGACGGCCCGTGGACCCCGGCGAAATGATGCCGCAAGTGGACTTTGAACTCGCTAGTCCCGACTATTTTCACGTGCTCGGTGTGCCCATCCTCGCAGGGCGCGCCTTTACGGACGGGGATAATCAAAACTCTCCGGCAGTGGGCATCGTGAACGCACGTATGGCGAAACGTTTCTGGCCCACGCAAGATCCAATTGGCCGTCATGTGTCCATAGACAATGGCAAGACATGGATCACTATTGTCGGCGTGGCAAGCAGCGTCCATCAATATGGGCTTGACAAAGATTTGAGGGAAGGAATTTATCTACCGCAGGATCAATCTCCTTCTCTCACAGACGCCCATCTGTTGGTACGCACACGTGTCGAACCGATGCGCGCTGCAAACCAAATTGCCGATGTCATTCACCAGATCGACCCACACCAACCCGTAACAGAGATGCGGTCGTTGGATCAGTTGCGAAGCGCGCAGTTGGGAACGCCCCGAGTCACAACGATTCTGCTGGGCCTATTCGCGGCCTTGGCATTGTTCATCACCGTCGTGGGGGTAAGTGGAACACTTGCACTCGCGGTCGCTCATAGAACGAAAGAGATAGGAATACGAATCGCCCTTGGCGCTCCGAAGGAGGAGATCCTGCACAGTGTGCTGATGCGTGGCATGTCCCCAGTA